The following coding sequences are from one Lathamus discolor isolate bLatDis1 chromosome 10, bLatDis1.hap1, whole genome shotgun sequence window:
- the NHP2 gene encoding H/ACA ribonucleoprotein complex subunit 2 yields MAREKEAEGATEADGTPELSYREQLDFLNPIARPLASRKLTRKLYKCIRKAAKHKQIRRGVKEVQKFINKGEKGITVLAGDTQPIDVYCHIPIMCEDRSLPYAYVPSKSDLGAAAGSKRPTCVIMIKPHEEYQETYDECLEEVEALPLPL; encoded by the exons ATGGCGCGGGAGAAGGAGGCGGAGGGGGCGACGGAGGCCGACGGGACGCCCGAGCTCTCGTACCGGGAGCAGCTCGACTTCCTGAACCCCATCGCGCGGCCGCTCGCCTCCCGCAAGCTGACGCGCAAGCTCTACAAGTGTATCAGGAAAG CGGCCAAGCACAAGCAAATCCGTCGCGGTGTGAAGGAGGTGCAGAAGTTCATCaacaagggggagaaggg GATCACGGTGCTGGCCGGCGACACGCAGCCTATCGATGTGTACTGCCACATTCCCATCATGTGCGAGGACAGGAGCCTCCCTTATGCATACGTCCCCTCCAAGTCG GACCTGGGGGCTGCAGCCGGCTCAAAGCGCCCGACCTGCGTGATCATGATCAAGCCACATGAGGAGTACCAGGAGACCTATGATGAGTGCCTGGAGGAGGTGGAGGCTCTTCCCCTCCCACTGTGA
- the N4BP3 gene encoding NEDD4-binding protein 3, which yields MAAAQGPVTCEPDTRILCTYLSSEPVGVVGSMGSVGSLVEKQDLSPLELRAPMGGSRGLRQPDGLLRKGPSQRELFGYLHGAKKETRSERKHQTSSACYKRDYESDRENRSPERCSREHHRGADFSKSSLPERGRFDKCRIRPSAFKAVAGKGLVSMQGLSSSKGQKLSKSNGSLHTLLSQSSTAASQHGPLRTHLLHAISLDEASDSSHNSIQSFPSYGSRLKPAQSQFSASMGHINHIGGSLDRVSRSPRDPLVSEKVPLSCKSMATLSRLQSPGEPPPPYEFTYSLEDAVKQLEDRLQETGGELRQLKRSLSETEDPFTQAFEDKQRLWLDELEDLKQMYMARLQQVTQQAQRGQRALQLQLYKAQQEKKRLQEELSMQQCQCEESKLRQPQGERVSPKLEETKWEVCQKAAEISLLKQQLRDTQEEMAQKLGEIFSLKTQLREAKAEVQARDSQLAQLADSFQSAPEPSAALPLGDDPMPSCQDFPGCETDDSKCRGLHSDTTEPLERQVEWLWAELLRERRQGQLQAVNFELERKTWQEEKEKVLRYQRELQASYMEMYHRSQALERELRQLRSEPRDLGADSPWIERVESSKI from the exons atggcagcagcacagggtccTGTGACCTGTGAGCCCGACACCCGCATCCTCTGCACCTACCTCTCCTCGGAGCCCGTCGGTGTTGTTGGCAGCATGGGAAGCGTGGGCAGCCTGGTGGAGAAGCAGGATCTGTCCCCCCTGGAGCTGCGGGCCCCAATGGGGGGCTCACGGGGGCTTCGGCAGCCTGATGGCTTGCTGCGGAAGGGGCCGAGCCAGCGGGAGCTCTTTGGCTACCTGCATGGGGCCAAGAAGGAGACGCGGTCGGAGCGGAAGCACCAGACGTCGAGTGCCTGCTACAAGCGGGACTATGAGAGTGACCGTGAGAACCGGTCCCCCGAGCGCTGCTCCCGGGAGCACCACCGTGGGGCTGACTTCTCCAAGAGCTCCCTGCCTGAGAGGGGCCGGTTCGACAAG TGCCGTATCAGGCCCTCGGCCTTCAAAGCGGTGGCTGGCAAAGGGCTCGTCTCGATGCAGGGCCTGTCCTCATCCAAGGGGCAGAAGCTGTCCAAGAGCAATGGGAGCCTGCACACGCTGCTGTcgcagagcagcacagcagcctcACAGCACGGCCCGCTCCGCACCCACCTGCTCCACGCCATCAGCCTGGATGAGGCCTCCGACTCCAGCCACAACTCCATCCAGAGCTTCCCTTCCTACGGCTCCCGCCTCAAGCCTGCCCAGAGCCAGTTCAGTGCCTCCATGGGCCACATAAACCACATCGGGGGCTCCTTGGACAGGGTTTCCCGGAGCCCCAGGGACCCCTTGGTCTCTGAGAAGGTGCCCCTGTCCTGCAAAAGCATGGCCACCCTGAGCcggctgcagagccctggcgAGCCCCCGCCCCCCTACGAGTTCACCTACTCACTGGAGGATGCGGTGAAGCAACTGGAGGACCGGCTGCAGGAGACAGGAGGAGAGCTGCGGCAGCTCAAGAGGAGCCTTAGCGAGACCGAAGACCCCTTCACGCAG GCGTTTGAGGACAAGCAGCGGCTGTGGCTGGACGAGCTGGAGGATCTGAAGCAGATGTACATGGCGCGGCTGCAGCAGGTGACGCAGCAGGCGCAGCGCGGGCAGCGGgcgctgcagctgcagctctaCAAGGCGCAGCAGGAGAAGAAgcggctgcaggaggagctgagCATGCAGCAGTGCCAGTGTGAGGAGTCCAAGCTCCGGCAGCCACAGGGCGAGCGCGTCAGCCCCAAGCTGGAGGAGACCAAGTGGGAG GTGTGCCAGAAGGCAGCAGAGATCTccctgctgaagcagcagctccggGACACCCAGGAGGAGATGGCCCAGAAGCTGGGTGAGATCTTCAGCCTGAAGACGCAGCTGCGGGAGGCCAAGGCGGAGGTCCAGGCCAGGGACTCGCAGCTGGCACAACTGGCAGACTCCTTCCAGAGTGCCCCAGAGCCCAGCGCCGCGCTGCCGCTGGGTGATGATCCCATGCCGTCGTGCCAGGACTTCCCTGGCTGTGAAACTGATGACTCCAAGTGCCGGGGCCTTCACAGCGACACGACGGAGCCCCTGGAGCGTCAGGTGGAATGGctgtgggcagagctgctgcggGAGCGGCGCCAGGGCCAGCTGCAGGCTGTGAACTTTGAGCTGGAGAGGAAAACCtggcaggaggagaaggagaaggtgCTGCGGTACCAGCGCGAACTCCAGGCCAGCTACATGGAGATGTACCACCGGAGCCAGGCGCTGGAGCGGGAGCTGCGGCAGCTGCGGTCGGAGCCCAGGGATCTCGGGGCCGACTCGCCGTGGATCGAGCGTGTGGAGTCCTCAAAGATCTAG
- the LOC136020102 gene encoding collagen alpha-1(I) chain-like, translating to MPGARDFKPPGSWQALWEPGEQGAGVHPPGQGLSPGAPHVERFPPTPSPTSRLRTGPPPEQAPAAQASLGAGSTRPGPAPAPAPQHRDLSARSPPGALPTMTLGADPAWPRQRVQGHCPHRTGSHTTPAELSSPPRGPLHPQALPPQHRAGTRRPQPSCCVRAGDPMAGHSGRAAGSGRDNAASCAGGRGRKDAWMTSGSPPPLRAGQWPSQPFMGSPGGGDTVSVAGAEPLHPVAPRLAEGSQAGLHPGSCPGSQHHTRVNKHPAFNCCHAQTCLTAPGLRCHLPLPAQHLLPASAPHEGQQGWTFGEDRGSLRSTGMGDMDVPMGGSSQHPALGTGRAPQQLLPAQAAEEIRSQPQPCPRRALPVPEPATNLPPRPPGGNRSPFPPQPPPAASTEHGRNFRHGAGGGGGRSPGPGPAERAAARDKAPHGGGHRGSAGAGRAAGLTGPALTMPAALRSRSAPLAAPSLAVFERAPRPRPRGQRAEPAPANRGTEAGGGGGGGAGRGGRRKRRKGDGPAVPTGGAGQGGVRGGLGACGAERPLRRAPCKLPRLQPRDRQQRLQPTAGGHHRGGGAAPSPFTSQYYSKFMWQPANSSGNHSV from the exons ATGCCGGGAGCCCGGGACTTCAAACCGCCTG GGTCCTGGCAGGCCCTGTGGGAGCCAGGCGAGCAGGGTGCCGGTGTGCACCCACCGGGGCAGGGGCTCTCCCCTGGTGCCCCCCACGTGGAGCGCTTCCCTCCCACACCCAGCCCCACCTCCCGCCTGCGGACGGGGCCGCCACCAGAACAGGCACCTGCCGCCCAGGCGAGTCTGGGAGCCGGCAGCACCCGCCCGGGCCCGGcgccagccccggccccgcagcACCGGGACCTCAGCGCCCGGTCACCCCCCGGAGCCCTCCCCACAATGACCCTGGGGGCAGACCCGGCCTGGCCTCGCCAGCGCGTGCAGGGACACTGCCCGCACCGCACAGGCTCCCACACCACACCGGCCGAGCTCTCAAGCCCTCCCCGTGGCCCCCTCCATCCGCAGGCGCTCCCACCGCAACACCGGGCGGGGACGAGACGGCCTCAGCCCAGCTGCTGTGTGCGTGCTGGGGACCCCATGGCCGGACACAGTGGGAGGGCGGCAGGAAGCGGACGGGACAATGCAGCTTCCTGCGCAGGTGGCCGGGGGAGGAAGGATGCATGGATGACTTCGGGCTCGCCTCCCCCTCTCCGAGCGGGACAATGGCCCTCGCAGCCCTTTATGGGCAGCCCCGGTGGAGGGGACACCGTGAGTGTGGCAGGGGCAGAGCCCCTCCACCCCGTGGCTCCCAGGCTCGCCGAGGGCTCGCAGGCCGGGTTACACCCAGGAAGCTGCCCTGGTTCTCAGCACCACACGCGGGTAAACAAACACCCCGCTTTTAATTGCTGCCACGCACAAACCTGTCTGACAGCTCCCGGCCTGCGCTGTCACCTCCCTCTGCCAGCCCAGCACCTGCTCCCGGCATCGGCACCCCATGaagggcagcagggatggacCTTCGGGGAGGATCGGGGCTCCCTGCGGAGCACGGGGATGGGGGACATGGATGTCCCCATGGGGGGAAGCTCACAGCATCCAGCCCTTGGCACCGGCCGAGCCCCGCAGCAGCTCCTCCCGGCACAGGCGGCCGAGGAA ATCCGGTCCCAACCCCAGCCGTGCCCCCGCCGAGCCCTGCCCGTGCCGGAGCCGGCCACAAACCTTCCCCCACGGCCTCCAGGTGGGAACCGGAGCCCCTTCCCGCCGCAGCCCCCCCCCGCAGCCTCCACCGAGCACGGCCGGAATTTCCGGCACGGAGCAGGCGGAGGGGGAGGTCGGTccccggggccgggcccggccgaGCGCGCTGCAGCCCGGGACAAAGCCCCGCACGGCGGAGGGCACCGGGGTTCCGCGGGTGCGGGGCGCGCAGCGGGGCTCACCGGGCCCGCACTCACCATGCCGGCGGCGCTGCGGTCCCGCTCCGCTCCTCTCGCCGCTCCTTCCCTCGCCGTGTTTGAACGCGCCCCTCGGCCGCGGCCGCGCGGGCAGCGGGCGGAGCCGGCACCGGCAAATCGCGGCACggaggcgggcggcggcggcggcggtggtgCGGGAAGGGgcgggaggaggaagaggaggaaaggggacGGCCCGGCCGTGCCCACCGGCGGGGCGGGTCAGGGCGGTGTCCGGGGCGGGCTGGGTGCGTGCGGCGCCGAGCGCCCATTGAGGCGAGCCCCCTGCAAACTCCCTCGGTTACAGCCCCGGGACCGGCAGCAGCGGCTCCAGCCGACCGCCGGTGGCCATCACCGTGGCGGGGGGGCTG CCCCCAGTCCCTTTACATCCCAATACTACAGCAAGTTCATGTGGCAGCCAGCAAACAGCTCTGGGAACCACTCAGTTTGA
- the B4GALT7 gene encoding beta-1,4-galactosyltransferase 7 has protein sequence MGPARRRAALRLRGGGFSVFPLFCLALLLGFASLLWLQLSCSGEGPAPGGGQSRRAPLQPCPAHAPLPPVQDEPSWGPHRLALLVPFRERFEELLTFVPYMHRFLSTKRIRHHIFILNQVDHFRFNRASLINVGFLESGNDTDYIAMHDVDLLPLNEQLDYSFPEAGPFHVASPELHPLYHYKTYVGGILLLTKQHYEMCNGMSNRFWGWGREDDEFYRRIKGAGLQVRRPSGITTGYETFQHLHDPAWRKRDQKRIAAQKQEQFKVDRKGGLNNVRYRIESRTALSVAGAPCTVLNVLLDCDTNETPWCTFG, from the exons ATGGGCCCGGCCCGCCGCAGGGCCGCGCTCCGCCTGCGCGGCGGCGG GTTCTCCGTGTTTCCCTTGTTCTGCCTGGCGCTGCTCCTGGGCTTCGCCTCCCTGCTCTGGCTCCAGCTGAGCTGCTCGGGCGAGGGGCCGGCCCCCGGCGGCGGGCAGAGCCGGCGggctcccctgcagccctgcccggcCCACGCCCCGCTCCCGCCGGTGCAGGATGAGCCGTCGTGGGGTCCCCATCGCCTGGCGCTGCTCGTCCCCTTCCGGGAGCGCTTCGAGGAGCTGCTGACCTTTGTGCCCTACATGCACCGCTTCCTGAGCACCAAGAGGATCCGCCATCACATCTTCATCCTCAACCAGGTGGACCATTTCAG GTTTAACAGAGCATCCCTGATCAATGTGGGCTTCCTGGAGAGTGGCAACGACACCGACTACATTGCAATGCACGATGTAGATCTCCTGCCTCTCAACGAGCAGCTGGACTACAGTTTCCCAGAGGCAGGACCCTTCCACGTGGCATCCCCGGAGCTGCACCCGCTCTATCACTACAAGACCTATGTGGGTGGCATCCTGCTGCTCACCAAGCAGCACTACGAGATG TGCAATGGCATGTCCAACCGCTTCTGGGGCTGGGGACGGGAGGACGATGAGTTTTATCGACGTATCAAAGGAGCCGGTCTCCAG GTTCGCCGTCCCTCTGGAATCACAACTGGATATGAGACTTTCCAGCACCTGCATGACCCAGCCTGGAGGAAGAGAGACCAGAAGCGTATTGCTGCACAGAAGCAG GAACAGTTTAAGGTGGATCGGAAGGGAGGACTGAACAATGTGAGGTACCGGATCGAGTCACGGACAGCTCTGAGTGTGGCAGGAGCCCCTTGCACCGTCCTTAATGTCTTGTTGGACTGTGACACAAACGAGACCCCTTGGTGCACATTTGGCTGA